From the Clupea harengus chromosome 15, Ch_v2.0.2, whole genome shotgun sequence genome, one window contains:
- the LOC105907331 gene encoding prolyl endopeptidase, translated as MSFQYPQTYRDEAVVDDYHGQKIPDPYSWLEDPDSEKTQAFVNSQNQLTLPYLEGCEVREVFKERMTELYDYPKYSCPFKRGNRYFHFYNTGLQNQSVMYMQENLDAEPSVFLDPNTFSEDGTVALRGYAFSEDGEILAYGISASGSDWVEIRFLRVEGAKPLEDKLERVKFSCMAWTHDGCGLFYNSYPVQDGKSDGTETSTNLHQKLFYHALGTPQSKDVLCAEFPDQPKWMSGVEVSDDGQYVLLSIREGCDPVNRLWYCDLQTVPKGITGLLPWVKLIDNFDAEYEYVTNEGTVFTFKTNLEAPRYRLLNIDFSQPSMSSWKELIPQHDKDVLVFATCTFSSFLFVCFMHDVKNVLKMFRLASGEEVRTFPLDVGSLVGFTGRKKDSEIFYYFTSFLSPAIIYHCDLTQEPLQPHVFREVTVKGFNPSEYQTTQVFYPSKDGTQIPMFIVHKKGIQLDGSHPAFLYGYGGFNISITPSYSVSRLIFVRHLGGVLAVANIRGGGEYGETWHKAGMLANKQNCFTDFQCAAEYLIKEGYSSPKKLTINGGSNGGLLVGACVNQRPDLFGCAVAQVGVMDMLKFHKFTIGHAWTTDFGCSEIKDQFEWLIKYSPLHNIRIPEGEGVQYPSVLLLTGDHDDRVVPLHSLKYMATLQHVLGRWPSQNNPLLIHVDTKSGHGAGKPTSKVIQEVADTYAFIARCLNLKWVK; from the exons ATGTCTTTCCAGTACCCACAAACATACCGTGACGAAGCGGTG GTGGATGACTACCATGGACAGAAGATCCCTGACCCCTATAGCTGGCTGGAGGACCCAGACAGTGAGAAGACACAG GCCTTCGTGAACTCACAGAATCAGCTGACCTTACCGTACCTTGAGGGTTGCGAAGTCCGGGAGGTCTTCAAAGAGCGCATGACCGAGCTCTATGACTACCCCAAATACAGCTGTCCCTTTAAAAGGGGCAACAG GTACTTTCATTTCTACAATACAGGGCTCCAGAACCAGAGTGTCATGTACATGCAGGAGAACCTGGATGCAGAACCCTCAGTGTTTCTTGATCCAAACACATTCTCTGAAGATGGAACAGTAGCTCTGCGAG GTTATGCGTTCTCGGAGGACGGTGAGATACTGGCGTATGGGATCAGTGCGAGCGGCTCAGACTGGGTTGAGATCCGCTTCCTGCGTGTGGAGGGCGCCAAGCCTCTGGAGGACAAGCTGGAGCGGGTAAAGTTCAGCTGCATGGCCTGGACCCACGATGGCTGCGGACTCTTCTACAACTCCTACCCCGTGCAGGATGGCAAGAGTGACG GTACTGAGACGTCCACTAACCTGCACCAGAAGCTCTTCTACCACGCGTTGGGCACTCCTCAGTCTAAAGACGTGCTGTGTGCAGAGTTCCCTGACCAGCCCAAGTGGATGAGTGGAGTAGAG gtgtcagaTGATGGGCAATATGTGCTCTTGTCCATCAGAGAGGGTTGTGACCCAGTCAACCGGCTGTGGTACTGCGACCTTCAGACTGTACCCAAGGGCATCACag GGCTGTTGCCGTGGGTGAAGCTGATCGACAACTTCGACGCGGAGTACGAGTACGTGACGAACGAGGGCACGGTGTTCACCTTCAAGACCAACTTGGAAGCCCCTCGCTACCGCCTCCTCAACATCGACTTCAGCCAGCCCAGCATGAGCAGCTGGAAAGAGCTCATCCCCCAGCACGACAAGGACGTGctcg tctttgcCACCTGTACCTTCTCcagcttcctgtttgtgtgtttcatgcacGACGTGAAGAACGTTCTGAAGATGTTCCGCCTGGCGTCGGGCGAGGAGGTGCGCACCTTCCCTCTGGACGTGGGCTCACTGGTGGGCTTCACCGGCAGGAAGAAGGACTCGGAGATCTTCTACTACTTCACCTCTTTTCTCtcgccag CAATCATCTACCACTGTGATCTCACCCAAGAGCCCCTACAGCCCCACGTCTTCAGGGAGGTCACAGTCAAAGGCTTCAACCCCTCAGAATACCAGACTACTCAg GTGTTCTACCCCAGTAAGGACGGTACGCAGATCCCCATGTTCATTGTCCATAAGAAGGGCATTCAGCTCGATGGCTCCCACCCTGCCTTCCTGTACGGTTACGGCGGCTTCAACATCTCCATCACACCCAGCTatag tgtgtcgCGTCTAATATTTGTGCGCCATCTTGGGGGAGTGTTAGCCGTAGCCAACATCAGAGGAGGGGGCGAGTACGGAGAGACCTGGCACAAAg CTGGCATGTTGGCAAACAAGCAGAACTGCTTCACAGACTTCCAGTGTGCAGCTGAGTACCTGATCAAAGAAGGCTACTCCTCCCCCAAAAAACTCACCATCAACGGGGGCTCCAACGGAGGACTGCTCGTGG gggcGTGTGTGAACCAGCGGCCGGATCTGTTTGGCTGTGCCGTGGCACAGGTGGGAGTGATGGACATGCTCAAGTTCCACAAGTTCACCATCGGCCACGCCTGGACCACTGACTTCGGCTGCTCGGAGATCAAGGACCAGTTTGAGTGGCTCATCAA GTATTCTCCGCTGCACAACATCCGCATCCCGGAGGGCGAGGGGGTGCAGTACCCATCGGTGCTGCTGCTGACCGGCGACCATGACGACCGCGTGGTGCCGCTGCACTCCCTCAAGTACATGGCCACGCTGCAGCACGTGCTCGGCCGCTGGCCCAGCCAGAACAACCCGCTGCTCATCCACGTGGACACCAAGTCGGGCCACGGCGCCGGCAAGCCCACCAGCAAAGTCATCCAGGAGGTGGCAGACACCTACGCCTTCATCGCCCGCTGCCTGAACCTCAAGTGGGTCAAATGA